One Methanocaldococcus sp. genomic window carries:
- a CDS encoding DNA cytosine methyltransferase, whose amino-acid sequence MKDSVSCGSRNFLYQNYVKFLEEFQPKMFVFENVPGLKTAGGGKYFNDLKNALNKAEYHIVLDELIASDYGVLQNRKRIIIIGWKKTKYG is encoded by the coding sequence ATAAAAGATAGTGTATCTTGTGGGTCTAGAAATTTTCTATATCAAAATTATGTAAAATTTTTAGAAGAGTTTCAACCTAAAATGTTTGTTTTTGAAAATGTACCTGGACTTAAAACAGCAGGTGGTGGAAAATATTTTAATGATTTAAAAAATGCTCTAAATAAGGCAGAATATCATATTGTATTAGATGAATTAATTGCTTCAGATTATGGTGTTTTACAAAATCGTAAACGAATTATTATTATTGGTTGGAAAAAAACTAAATATGGTTAG
- a CDS encoding HNH endonuclease: protein MKRKRWTREELILTFNLYCKLPFGKLHSRNPEIIYLAEQIGRTANAVALKLVNFASLDPELKKRGIKGMSSHSKHDKLIFEEFSNNWEKLVLESELLLENLGDSKLEEVNFKGIIEKTGEEKLQLVRTRVNQNFFRKIVLVNYNEKCALCSLDHTSLLVASHIVPWSKNKEHRLNPKNGLCLCAIHDKAFDSGLISFDDNLIILFSREIQKINKKIFIDYFGQFETKELNMPKKFYPSLEFLEFHRKNIFRY from the coding sequence ATGAAACGAAAAAGATGGACAAGAGAAGAGTTAATATTGACATTTAACCTTTATTGTAAACTTCCTTTTGGAAAATTACATAGTAGAAACCCAGAAATAATATATTTAGCTGAACAAATAGGAAGAACTGCTAATGCTGTTGCTTTAAAACTTGTTAACTTTGCTAGTTTAGACCCTGAATTAAAAAAAAGAGGTATTAAAGGAATGTCTAGTCATTCTAAACATGATAAGCTTATATTTGAAGAGTTTAGCAATAATTGGGAAAAACTAGTATTAGAGAGTGAACTTCTATTGGAGAATTTAGGTGATTCTAAATTAGAAGAAGTTAATTTTAAAGGAATTATTGAAAAGACAGGAGAGGAGAAACTACAGTTAGTGAGAACACGAGTTAATCAGAATTTTTTTAGAAAAATAGTATTGGTTAACTATAATGAGAAGTGTGCTTTATGTAGTTTAGATCATACTTCTCTTTTAGTAGCAAGTCATATAGTTCCATGGTCTAAAAATAAAGAACACCGATTAAATCCAAAAAATGGGCTGTGCCTATGTGCAATTCATGATAAAGCTTTTGATTCAGGACTTATAAGTTTTGATGATAATTTAATTATTCTTTTTTCAAGAGAAATACAAAAAATTAATAAAAAAATATTTATTGATTATTTTGGACAGTTTGAAACTAAAGAGTTGAATATGCCTAAGAAGTTTTATCCATCTTTAGAATTTTTAGAATTTCATCGTAAAAATATCTTTAGATATTAA